CTTGATATCCTTGAAGAATTGTTCTACTTTGTTCACGGAACCGTTCTCCATGACACTCATATGATTATTCACAGGGACATTCAAACGCTTCAGAATTGTAATAATTTCTTTACTGCTCATGTTTAGTGACTTGGCGTATTCGTACACGCGCAATTTATCTTTGTTCTCTTCTTTAGTCAATAAATCCACCTCCGACAGTATCTCCGAGTTGCTTGGAGATCATTTCCGCGAATCCTTTATCCGTAATGGCCAGTACTACACGCTGGTCTTTACCAATACTTGCACCGAGGCTGTCTCGGTGAAATGCGATTACTAGTGGAATATCGTAGGTTCCGCATTTATCACGGAACTTTTTTTGGGTATTATCTGAAGCGTCACCTGCCAGAACGACCAGCTTCGCCTCTGAAGACCGTACAGCTTTGAGTACAGCCTCATCGCCGGTGACTATCTTGCCTGCTCTCATGGCAAGCCCTAAATAAGAAAGCGCCTTACTCATTATCCTCACTATCCTTTGCTGCTAGAAACTGCTCTTCCACGGAAGTAAACTGCCGGGCAAGCTGGTCATAGATTTCAGGACTCACTTGACATTTCAAAGCGCGATCAAGTGCTTTATTCTTCTGTGCCAGCTTAAAGCATTCAAGCTTGCCGCATATGTAAGCACCACGGCCTGACTTCTTACCTGTCAGATCAATCAGCACTTCGCCCTCGGGCGTCCTAACCACTCGAATCAGCTCTTTCTTCGGCATCATCTCTTGGGTAGCAACGCATTTGCGCAGCGGCACCTTTTTTTGTTTCATAACATACGCCTCCCGTCAAGCAGGTTAATTAATCAATGGAGACGGAATCCTGATGCATTTCATCAATAGAAGATCTCGGTCTACCGTATTCCTGCTCCGCTTGACTTTCACTCTTGATATCAATTTTCCAGCCGGTAAGTTTAGCGGCAAGACGAGCATTTTGCCCTTTAATACCGATAGCCAGTGATAATTGATAATCAGGAACGATCACCCGTGCCATTTTCTCTGCTTCAAAGACTTGAACTTCAAGGACCTTAGAAGGACTGAGTGCATTAGCTACATATTCCTGCACCAGATCAGAGTAACGTACGATGTCGATCTTCTCGCCACGAAGCTCAGTAACGATGGTCTGAACGCGTGTTCCTCTTGGGCCCACGCAAGAGCCAACTGGATCTACTTCTGGATTGCGGGAATACACAGCAATCTTCGAACGGAAGCCAGCTTCACGAGCTACGGAACGAATTTCAACTACACCATCAAAAATTTCCGGAACTTCGAGTTCGAACAGACGCTTCAGCAATCCGGGATGACTGCGGGACAGCATAATTTGCGGTCCTTTAGTGGTGTTCTCAACTTTAGTGATATAAGCCTTGATACGCTCGCTTTGCTTAAACTTCTCACCTGGCATCAATTCACTAAGCGGCAAGACCGCTTCGATTTTACCAAGATCAATGTAGATGTTCCGCATATCTTGACGTTGTACAAGTCCTGTTACGATATCATCTTCTTTGTCAATAAAGGCATTATAGATGAGTCCACGCTCTGCTTCGCGAATCCGTTGTGTTACAACCTGCTTTGCAGTCTGTGCAGCAATACGCCCGAAATCACGTGGTGTCACTTCAAGCTCAGCAATATCTTCAAGCTGGAAATGCGGGTTAATTTCTCTGGCTGCCGGCAATGAGATTTCAGTCCTTGTATCCAGGACCTCCTCAACAATTAGCTTGCGGGCAAACACTTTGATTACGCCTGTGTTGCGGTTCATGTCAACACGTACGTTCTGTGCTGCATTGAAATTACGTTTATAACTAGAGATCAGCGCCGCTTCGATGGCTTCAAACAGCACATCTTTACTGATGCCTCTCTCCCTTTCCAGCTCATTCATTGCTTCAATAAACTCCATACTCATGAATTTCCGGCCCCCCTTTCAAGACGTTAAAAAATAATGGCCAATCTCGCGCTTGCGACTTTGGCGTACGGTACTACATGTTCTTTTTTGCCCGCGGAGATGAGCAGTTCCTCGTTCTCGAACGAGAGCAAACGACCTTCAAATTCTTTGAGTCCTTGAATCGGCTCATAAACAGTCACATACACGTCCTTGCCTACCGCTTTAGCTACATCCGCAGCTTTTTTGAGAGGACGCTCTGCTCCCGGTGAGGAAACCTCAAGGAAATATGCCTCAGGGATAGGATCATTCTCATCCAACTGCTGACTGAAATATTCGCTAATGCTGCCGCAGTCATCAATATCAATGCCGCCTTCTTTATCTACGAATATACGCAGAAACCAATTGGAGCCTTCCTTCACGTATTCAACGTCCACCAGTTCGAAACCATTGTCGTCGAGATAGGGCCCGAGCATCTGCTCTACCGTTTGTTTAATTTTAGATTTGGGTGTGCTCAAAAGAAAATTACCTCCACGAACTTGTCTTTTGCTATATACCAAAGATAAAGAGTGGGTTTCCCCACTCTTTACACAACGGACTTATCTCATTATTACCAAAGAAATTATACCATAGTGAGTCTGGACTGACAAGTGCTAGCCCTTGACTCCCCCTTTGGAGCTCTCTTCTCTAGCCATGAAATAAGTGTTGTTAAAGCCTTTAAAATAGGGAAAGTTGATTGCTTTCCGGTAAGCCGCGGAAGCAGCCCATATTGGTCAGCAACTCAATAACTGTCTTACTCGCCTTGGATTTCTGCTGGAAATCCTCAATAGAAAGGAACTCCCCAGCATCTTTCGCAGCGGCTATATTGATAGCGGCATTCTCACCAATTCCCGCTAATGCGGAAAACGGAGGAATCAAACTGGTTCCATCCACAATAAACTTATTCGCTTCCGAACGGTAAAGATCAATATTTTTGAATGTAAATCCACGTGCCGTCATCTCCAAAGCCATCTCAAGGACAGGCAACATAGCCTTTTCCTTAGGCAAAGCTTGAAATCCTTTTTGCTCAATTTCTACGATCTGACGGTTGATAGCTTCATATCCCTTACAGCACAGTTCAATATCAAAATCCGCTGCGCGTACAGAGAAATAGGTCGCATAATACTCAATAGGATGATACAGCTTGAAGTAGGCGGTACGTACTGCAGAAATAACGTATGCAGCCGCATGCGCCTTCGGGAACATGTATTGAATCTTCAGACAAGAATCAATATACCATTGCGGAACCTTGCACTTTTTCATTTCCTCGATCCATTCGTCAGACAATCCTTTACCTTTACGAACACT
This Paenibacillus sp. FSL R5-0345 DNA region includes the following protein-coding sequences:
- the nusA gene encoding transcription termination factor NusA, encoding MSMEFIEAMNELERERGISKDVLFEAIEAALISSYKRNFNAAQNVRVDMNRNTGVIKVFARKLIVEEVLDTRTEISLPAAREINPHFQLEDIAELEVTPRDFGRIAAQTAKQVVTQRIREAERGLIYNAFIDKEDDIVTGLVQRQDMRNIYIDLGKIEAVLPLSELMPGEKFKQSERIKAYITKVENTTKGPQIMLSRSHPGLLKRLFELEVPEIFDGVVEIRSVAREAGFRSKIAVYSRNPEVDPVGSCVGPRGTRVQTIVTELRGEKIDIVRYSDLVQEYVANALSPSKVLEVQVFEAEKMARVIVPDYQLSLAIGIKGQNARLAAKLTGWKIDIKSESQAEQEYGRPRSSIDEMHQDSVSID
- the rnpM gene encoding RNase P modulator RnpM; protein product: MKQKKVPLRKCVATQEMMPKKELIRVVRTPEGEVLIDLTGKKSGRGAYICGKLECFKLAQKNKALDRALKCQVSPEIYDQLARQFTSVEEQFLAAKDSEDNE
- the rimP gene encoding ribosome maturation factor RimP, whose product is MSTPKSKIKQTVEQMLGPYLDDNGFELVDVEYVKEGSNWFLRIFVDKEGGIDIDDCGSISEYFSQQLDENDPIPEAYFLEVSSPGAERPLKKAADVAKAVGKDVYVTVYEPIQGLKEFEGRLLSFENEELLISAGKKEHVVPYAKVASARLAIIF